A genomic region of Dunckerocampus dactyliophorus isolate RoL2022-P2 chromosome 8, RoL_Ddac_1.1, whole genome shotgun sequence contains the following coding sequences:
- the dusp7 gene encoding dual specificity protein phosphatase 7, which yields MRSPHPRGGCAMVTVTMSKSAEWLQEELESGAAAQLLLLDCRPHELYESSHIEAAINVAIPGLMLRRLKKGNLPIRSIIPNNEDKEKFVKRCKTDVVLLYDEAAPERQESGLGSSVLGLLLQKLRDDGCKAFYLEGGFHKFQSDFPEHCETNLDCSCPSSSPPSSVLGLGGLRISSDCSDGESDREPVSATESEGSPLPSNQPAFPVQILPYLYLGCAKDSANLDVLSKYNIKYILNVTPNLPNMFEHEGDFKYKQIPISDHWSQNLSQFFPEAISFIDEARSKKCGILVHCLAGISRSVTVTVAYLMQKLNLSLNDAYDFVKRKKSNISPNFNFMGQLLDFERTLGLNSPCDNNRSTSPAANEQLFFTTPTNHNVFQLDTLEST from the exons ATGAGAAGCCCTCACCCGCGGGGAGGCTGCGCGATGGTGACCGTGACGATGAGCAAGAGCGCCGAGTGGCTCCAAGAGGAGCTCGAGTCCGGGGCCGCCGCgcagctgctgctgctcgaCTGCCGACCGCATGAGCTCTACGAGTCGTCGCACATCGAGGCGGCCATCAACGTGGCCATCCCGGGCCTCATGCTCCGCAGGCTCAAGAAGGGCAACCTACCCATCCGCTCCATCATCCCCAACAACGAAGACAAGGAGAAGTTCGTCAAGCGCTGCAAAACGGACGTGGTGCTTCTGTACGACGAAGCCGCCCCCGAGCGACAGGAGTCCGGGCTGGGGAGCTCCGTGCTCGGGCTGCTGCTGCAGAAGCTCCGGGACGATGGATGCAAGGCTTTCTACCTGGAAG GAGGCTTCCACAAGTTCCAGTCCGACTTTCCTGAACACTGCGAGACCAACTTGGACTGTTCTTGTCCCAGCAGCTCCCCGCCGTCCTCCGTGCTCGGTCTGGGAGGACTCCGCATCAGCTCCGACTGCTCTGACGGCGAGTCGGACCGCGAGCCGGTCAGCGCCACAGAGTCGGAGGGCAGCCCGCTGCCCAGCAACCAGCCGGCGTTTCCAGTCCAGATCCTGCCGTACCTCTACCTGGGCTGCGCCAAGGATTCCGCCAACCTGGACGTGCTGAGCAAGTACAACATCAAGTACATCCTCAATGTCACCCCCAACCTGCCCAACATGTTTGAGCATGAGGGCGACTTCAAGTACAAGCAAATCCCCATCTCTGATCACTGGAGCCAGAACCTTTCACAGTTTTTCCCTGAGGCCATTTCATTCATTG ACGAGGCCCGCTCCAAAAAGTGCGGCATCCTGGTGCACTGCCTGGCAGGGATCAGCCGCTCGGTGACGGTGACGGTGGCCTATCTGATGCAGAAGCTCAACCTGTCGCTCAACGACGCCTACGACTTCGTCAAGCGCAAAAAGTCCAACATCTCGCCCAACTTCAACTTCATGGGCCAGCTGCTGGACTTTGAGCGGACGCTGGGCCTGAACAGCCCGTGCGACAACAACCGCTCCACGTCGCCCGCCGCCAATGAGCAGCTCTTCTTCACCACGCCCACCAACCACAACGTGTTCCAGCTGGACACGCTGGAGTCCACGTGA